The following proteins are co-located in the Streptomyces sp. NBC_00435 genome:
- a CDS encoding glycoside hydrolase family 35 protein, translating to MPRLEIAADGFRLDDRPFRIVSGALHYFRVHPEQWADRLRKARLLGLNTVETYVPWNLHAPRRGEFRLDGGLDLPRFLRLAAAEGLHVLLRPGPYICAEWEGGGLPSWLLAGQDITLRSRDPRFLRAVDEYLAALLPPLLPFLGTCGGPVVAVQLENEYGAHGQDDGYLADLAGLLREHGVTVPLFTCDQPGDLKRGGLEGVLRTANFGSRVEAGLADLRALQPDGPLMCSEFWIGWFDRWGGAHTGRGAADAAADLDRLLAAGASVNVYMFHGGTNFGFTNGANDKGTYRPTVTSYDYDALLDEAGDPTPKYAAFREVIARYEPVPDAPVPARAPKLGHGPVELTHCAPLSDQPALFGKAVRAERPLTMEQLGQDFGFVLYETRLPDRGPAVLHAEEVRDRAQVFVDGQPVGVLEREGHEHALAFTVPRDGARLTVLVENQGRVNYGPGIHDRKGLLGRTLVNGREPARWSSRALPLDDLTGLALTPFDPKSPPVGPAFHRGHFQVGRTADTFLALEGWTKGNAWVNGFALGRYWSRGPQTTLYVPAPVLTTGRNEITVLELHASSTRTVDLRDRPALGPTEE from the coding sequence ATGCCCCGACTGGAGATCGCCGCAGACGGCTTCCGTCTCGACGACCGGCCGTTCCGCATCGTCTCCGGTGCACTGCACTACTTCCGTGTCCACCCGGAGCAATGGGCCGACCGGCTCCGCAAGGCACGCCTGCTGGGCCTCAACACGGTCGAGACCTACGTCCCATGGAACCTCCACGCCCCCCGGCGCGGGGAGTTCCGGCTGGACGGAGGTCTCGACCTGCCCCGGTTCCTCCGGCTCGCCGCCGCCGAGGGCCTGCACGTGCTGCTGCGCCCAGGACCGTACATCTGTGCGGAATGGGAGGGTGGCGGTCTGCCCTCCTGGCTCCTCGCCGGGCAGGACATCACCCTGCGCAGCCGCGATCCGCGCTTCCTGCGTGCCGTGGACGAGTACCTCGCAGCCCTCCTGCCGCCCCTCCTGCCCTTCCTCGGCACGTGCGGCGGCCCCGTCGTCGCCGTCCAGCTCGAGAACGAGTACGGGGCCCACGGCCAGGACGACGGCTACCTCGCAGACCTGGCCGGGCTGCTCCGCGAACACGGTGTCACCGTCCCCCTGTTCACCTGCGACCAGCCCGGGGATCTCAAACGCGGCGGCCTCGAGGGCGTGCTGCGCACCGCCAACTTCGGCAGCCGGGTCGAGGCCGGCCTCGCGGACCTGCGCGCGCTCCAGCCCGACGGACCCCTGATGTGCTCGGAGTTCTGGATCGGCTGGTTCGACCGCTGGGGCGGCGCCCACACCGGCCGCGGCGCCGCCGATGCCGCGGCCGATCTCGACCGGCTGCTCGCGGCCGGTGCCTCCGTGAACGTCTACATGTTCCACGGCGGAACGAACTTCGGCTTCACCAACGGGGCCAACGACAAGGGGACGTACCGGCCCACCGTCACCTCGTACGACTACGACGCGCTGCTGGACGAGGCCGGCGACCCCACACCCAAGTACGCCGCCTTCCGCGAGGTCATCGCGAGGTACGAACCGGTCCCCGACGCGCCCGTACCCGCCCGGGCGCCGAAGCTCGGCCACGGACCGGTCGAACTCACCCACTGCGCCCCCCTGTCGGACCAGCCAGCCCTCTTCGGGAAGGCGGTGCGGGCCGAACGCCCGCTCACCATGGAGCAGCTCGGCCAGGACTTCGGCTTCGTCCTGTACGAGACCCGGCTGCCGGACCGGGGCCCGGCCGTCCTGCACGCCGAGGAGGTACGCGACCGGGCGCAGGTCTTCGTGGACGGGCAGCCGGTCGGCGTGCTCGAACGCGAGGGCCACGAGCACGCCCTCGCCTTCACCGTCCCGCGCGACGGAGCGCGGCTGACCGTGCTGGTGGAGAACCAGGGCCGGGTCAACTACGGGCCGGGCATCCACGACCGCAAGGGACTCCTCGGCCGCACCCTGGTCAACGGGCGGGAGCCGGCGCGGTGGTCCAGCCGCGCCCTGCCCCTGGACGACCTCACCGGCCTGGCCCTCACCCCCTTCGACCCGAAGTCGCCGCCGGTGGGACCCGCCTTCCACCGCGGACACTTCCAGGTCGGGCGGACCGCCGACACCTTCCTGGCCCTGGAGGGCTGGACCAAGGGGAACGCCTGGGTCAACGGCTTCGCCCTGGGCCGGTACTGGTCCCGCGGCCCCCAGACCACGCTGTACGTCCCGGCCCCGGTGCTCACGACCGGCCGCAACGAGATCACCGTCCTCGAACTGCACGCCTCGTCCACCCGCACCGTCGACCTGCGCGACCGTCCGGCCCTCGGCCCGACCGAGGAGTGA
- a CDS encoding carboxylesterase/lipase family protein — MGVVMATSTGTIEGTTEDGLSVFKGIPYALPPEGPLRFRAPAPVPAWDGVRPATSFGAAPPQLPLLPGMPPAWRPEDGMDCLSVNVWTPGGPGDRLPVMVWIYGGGWKSGHCADPGYDGAVLARGGVVLVTFNYRVGFEGFGFVPGAPANRGFLDQAAALLWVRENIAAFGGDPDNVTVFGESGGGASVAALLSAPAVRGLFRRAIVQSMAGRFLPEEEARRIATKIGEAAGVDIGALASLPPEALLAVQDAPLPAMRTDPGNWTTPEAITAFSPVIDGVTVVDEPWLALRSGCARDIDLISGYTHDEFTLFAMERGLVRMRPVALLKAVPMMLSAARAGRRERAPGGPAPSSARIRGRDLDLGAVTEGLGLGRRAAVEYRAAHPGLTDPELYVTAYSDALFRMPATWLAEAHSAAGGRSWLYDFTWRSPAFGGALGACHAIDIPATFGHANGPLSGFLFGGKEPPQEFTRLSERLRESWISFAASGDPGWPPFAAQEPTVRVWDVEPELALDPIRASRRIWQERSGL; from the coding sequence GTGGGTGTCGTCATGGCCACCTCGACCGGCACGATCGAAGGCACGACCGAGGACGGGCTGTCCGTGTTCAAGGGCATCCCCTACGCCCTCCCGCCGGAAGGGCCGCTACGGTTCCGGGCGCCGGCCCCGGTGCCCGCCTGGGACGGGGTCCGGCCGGCCACGTCCTTCGGCGCCGCGCCGCCGCAGTTGCCGCTGCTCCCCGGCATGCCCCCGGCCTGGCGGCCCGAGGACGGCATGGACTGTCTCAGCGTGAACGTCTGGACCCCGGGCGGCCCCGGTGACCGGCTGCCGGTCATGGTGTGGATCTACGGCGGTGGGTGGAAGTCGGGCCACTGCGCCGATCCCGGCTACGACGGCGCGGTGCTCGCGCGGGGCGGCGTGGTGCTGGTGACGTTCAACTACCGTGTCGGTTTCGAAGGGTTCGGCTTCGTTCCGGGGGCACCCGCCAACCGGGGCTTCCTCGATCAGGCCGCCGCACTGCTGTGGGTGCGCGAGAACATCGCGGCCTTCGGTGGCGACCCGGACAACGTGACGGTCTTCGGCGAATCCGGCGGGGGCGCGTCCGTCGCCGCCCTGCTGTCCGCACCGGCCGTGCGTGGGCTGTTCCGCCGGGCCATCGTCCAGAGCATGGCCGGACGCTTCCTGCCCGAGGAGGAGGCCCGGCGGATCGCCACGAAGATCGGGGAAGCGGCCGGCGTGGACATCGGAGCGCTGGCCTCCCTGCCCCCCGAGGCGCTGCTCGCGGTGCAGGACGCGCCCTTGCCCGCGATGCGGACGGATCCCGGGAACTGGACGACTCCCGAGGCCATCACCGCCTTCTCCCCCGTCATCGACGGGGTCACCGTGGTCGACGAACCGTGGCTCGCCCTCCGCTCGGGGTGCGCCCGCGACATCGACCTGATCTCCGGCTACACCCACGACGAGTTCACCCTGTTCGCCATGGAACGCGGCCTGGTCAGGATGAGGCCGGTTGCGTTGCTCAAGGCCGTGCCCATGATGCTGTCGGCGGCACGCGCGGGACGGCGCGAGCGGGCACCGGGCGGGCCCGCGCCGTCCTCGGCGAGGATCCGCGGACGCGACCTCGATCTCGGAGCCGTCACCGAGGGTTTGGGGCTCGGCCGCCGGGCCGCCGTCGAGTACCGCGCCGCCCACCCGGGCCTGACCGACCCCGAGCTGTACGTCACCGCGTACTCCGACGCACTGTTCCGGATGCCCGCGACCTGGCTGGCCGAGGCGCACTCCGCCGCGGGTGGCCGGTCCTGGCTCTACGACTTCACCTGGCGCAGCCCGGCGTTCGGCGGAGCCCTCGGAGCCTGTCACGCCATCGACATCCCGGCGACGTTCGGCCACGCGAACGGGCCCCTGTCCGGCTTCCTGTTCGGCGGCAAGGAGCCGCCCCAGGAGTTCACCCGCCTGTCCGAACGGCTCCGGGAGTCCTGGATCTCCTTCGCCGCCTCCGGGGATCCGGGCTGGCCTCCCTTCGCCGCGCAGGAGCCGACGGTCCGCGTCTGGGACGTCGAACCGGAGCTCGCCCTGGACCCGATCCGTGCCTCCCGCCGGATCTGGCAGGAGCGGTCCGGGCTGTGA
- a CDS encoding IS110 family transposase, producing MIDISGIGAFLGLDVGKGEHHATAVTPAGKKAFDKRLPNSEPKLREVFGRLQAKHGTVLVVVDQPASIGALPLAVARDMGCPVAYLPGLTMRRIADLYPGEAKTDARDAFVIADAARVMPHTLRSVDLEEETIAELEMIVGFDDDLAGEATRISNRLRGLLTQIHPSLERVLGPRVQHPAVLKLLDQFGSPAQIRKAGRRRLVTLIRPKAPRMAERLVEDIFTALDEQTVVVPGTDAAALIVPSLANSLQAVLDQRKLLAARIEELLELHPLSKVLTSMPGIGVRTGARILIDVGDGSSFPSAAHLAAYAGLAPTTRSSGSSIRGEQPSRRGNKQLKRAFFLSAFAALADPASRAYYDKKISQGKHHTQALLCLARRRADVLFAMLRDGTFYEPQTAPSP from the coding sequence GTGATCGACATCAGCGGCATCGGCGCCTTCCTCGGCCTGGACGTCGGCAAGGGCGAACACCACGCCACCGCCGTCACGCCGGCCGGGAAGAAGGCCTTCGATAAGCGGCTGCCCAACAGTGAGCCCAAGCTCCGCGAGGTCTTCGGGAGACTGCAGGCCAAGCACGGGACCGTGCTGGTCGTGGTCGACCAGCCGGCCTCCATCGGCGCTCTGCCGCTCGCAGTCGCGAGGGACATGGGCTGCCCGGTCGCCTATCTGCCCGGGCTGACGATGCGACGGATCGCTGATCTCTATCCGGGCGAGGCCAAGACTGATGCCCGCGACGCGTTCGTCATCGCGGACGCGGCCCGCGTCATGCCCCACACGCTCCGCTCGGTCGATCTCGAGGAGGAAACCATCGCCGAGCTGGAGATGATCGTCGGCTTCGACGACGACCTCGCGGGTGAGGCAACCCGGATCAGCAACCGTCTCCGCGGCCTTCTCACGCAGATCCATCCGTCGCTGGAACGGGTCCTGGGCCCGCGAGTGCAGCATCCGGCGGTGCTCAAGCTCCTCGACCAGTTCGGTTCCCCAGCCCAGATCCGCAAGGCCGGACGCCGTCGCCTCGTGACCTTGATACGTCCCAAGGCGCCGCGGATGGCCGAGCGGCTGGTCGAGGACATCTTCACGGCTCTGGACGAGCAGACCGTCGTCGTCCCGGGCACCGACGCGGCCGCATTGATCGTCCCCAGCCTCGCCAACTCTCTCCAGGCAGTGCTTGACCAGCGAAAACTCCTCGCAGCCCGGATCGAGGAACTGCTGGAGCTCCACCCTCTTTCCAAGGTCCTGACGTCCATGCCGGGGATCGGCGTCAGGACCGGAGCCCGCATCCTCATCGACGTCGGCGACGGCAGTTCGTTCCCGTCCGCCGCTCACCTCGCTGCCTATGCCGGCCTCGCCCCGACGACCCGCAGTTCCGGTTCGTCGATCCGCGGCGAGCAACCATCCCGACGCGGAAACAAGCAGCTCAAACGGGCCTTCTTCCTCTCCGCGTTCGCAGCCCTCGCCGACCCGGCCTCCCGGGCCTACTACGACAAGAAGATCAGCCAGGGCAAACACCACACCCAAGCACTCCTCTGCCTCGCCCGACGACGAGCCGACGTCCTCTTCGCCATGCTCCGAGACGGCACCTTCTACGAACCCCAGACCGCCCCATCACCTTGA
- a CDS encoding carboxylesterase/lipase family protein encodes MTDVPSRRQVLRNSGVLTGAALLSGVTGGRVAEAAQPVSHTDDPSPVVDLPSGRLRGATEGGLRVFKGVPYAAPPVGALRWRPAQPHPGWRGTRDAISFGPSAPQPYREGGDQVLGTHGSPPFDEDCLTLNVWTPGVDGAKRPVLLWIHGGGFVSGSGSLPNYSGETFSRDGDLVVVTINYRLGPLGYLYFGEDGAGGNFWLTDQLAALRWVRENIAAFGGDPEDISVAGQSGGALSVAALAGARPKGRPLFRRAILQSPPLGLQIPTRAESLQRTATFLDVVGAKDVTELRAVPWPRLVAATFEMFGRTGRWGYWSTPFLPVLDGVTLDRDPADLLLTGAGADIDVLIGWTREEANFAFALSEPYAASTKDQVLARARDTFGNRAGQAYTAYEEARPGARPVDVLMDLITDDLFRMPAVELAERRAARGRPVWAYQFNLPTPAHGGRLAAAHCLELPFVFNNFDKWSQAPFLAGLAPRVRDGLAATTHTAWISFIRTGDPNHHPMPRWDRYDQVSRTTMALDSVTSAVSDLAGYWRRLHHPTAP; translated from the coding sequence ATGACCGACGTCCCATCACGGCGCCAAGTCCTCAGGAACAGCGGCGTGCTGACAGGCGCCGCACTGCTCTCCGGAGTGACGGGCGGACGGGTCGCAGAGGCCGCACAGCCCGTGTCGCACACGGACGACCCCTCGCCCGTCGTGGATCTGCCCTCCGGCCGGCTGCGCGGAGCCACCGAGGGAGGCCTCCGCGTCTTCAAGGGCGTGCCCTACGCGGCTCCCCCGGTCGGCGCCCTCCGGTGGCGGCCCGCCCAGCCCCATCCCGGGTGGCGAGGGACGCGCGACGCGATCTCCTTCGGCCCGAGCGCACCGCAGCCCTACCGGGAGGGAGGCGATCAGGTGCTCGGCACCCACGGCTCGCCCCCCTTCGACGAGGACTGCCTCACCCTCAACGTCTGGACTCCCGGCGTCGACGGCGCCAAGCGGCCGGTACTGCTGTGGATCCACGGCGGCGGCTTCGTCTCCGGGTCCGGCTCGCTGCCCAACTACTCGGGCGAGACCTTCTCGCGCGACGGCGACCTCGTGGTCGTGACCATCAACTACCGCCTGGGCCCCCTTGGTTACCTCTACTTCGGCGAGGACGGCGCCGGAGGCAACTTCTGGCTCACCGACCAGCTCGCCGCGCTGCGCTGGGTGCGCGAGAACATCGCCGCGTTCGGCGGCGACCCTGAGGACATCAGCGTCGCCGGCCAGTCCGGCGGCGCGCTGTCGGTCGCGGCGCTGGCCGGTGCCCGGCCCAAGGGCCGTCCGCTGTTCCGGCGCGCCATCCTGCAGAGCCCGCCGCTCGGACTGCAGATCCCCACCCGAGCCGAGTCGCTCCAGCGCACCGCCACCTTCCTGGACGTCGTCGGGGCCAAGGACGTGACCGAACTGCGGGCCGTGCCCTGGCCCCGCCTGGTCGCCGCCACCTTCGAGATGTTCGGGCGCACCGGACGGTGGGGCTACTGGTCGACTCCGTTCCTGCCCGTACTCGACGGGGTCACGCTGGACCGCGACCCCGCCGACCTGCTGCTGACCGGCGCCGGGGCGGACATCGACGTCCTGATCGGCTGGACCAGGGAGGAGGCCAACTTCGCCTTCGCCCTGAGCGAGCCGTACGCCGCCTCGACCAAGGACCAGGTGCTGGCACGCGCACGGGACACCTTCGGGAACCGGGCGGGCCAGGCGTACACGGCGTACGAGGAGGCCAGGCCGGGTGCCCGTCCGGTGGACGTCCTCATGGATCTGATCACCGACGACCTGTTCCGCATGCCCGCCGTGGAGCTGGCCGAGCGGCGGGCGGCCCGCGGACGTCCGGTCTGGGCCTACCAGTTCAACCTCCCGACGCCCGCGCACGGCGGTCGGCTCGCGGCCGCGCACTGCCTGGAGCTGCCGTTCGTGTTCAACAACTTCGACAAGTGGTCACAGGCACCCTTCCTCGCGGGGCTGGCCCCGCGGGTCCGGGACGGTCTCGCAGCGACCACGCACACGGCCTGGATCTCCTTCATCCGCACCGGCGACCCCAACCACCACCCCATGCCCCGGTGGGACCGCTACGACCAGGTCTCCCGCACGACGATGGCCCTCGACTCGGTCACCAGCGCCGTCAGCGACCTCGCGGGCTACTGGCGCCGTCTGCACCACCCCACGGCCCCGTAA
- a CDS encoding ABC transporter substrate-binding protein, whose product MTGRSRPVGLVAASTALLLATACGGASLGTGADARSGPVKIGLLVPQSGTYKALGDDMKQGFELYVAQHGGRLGGREVEIVIADEGETADSGKAAAEKLVKQDRVLAVSGVVSSATINGVKDLFETAKVPLVGSNASPTTLTGTQYIWRTSYVNDEPGKALGKHVAEQAGGPVFLIAAGYQAGKDEVEGFKSTFLPAGGRIAGEEVYTPFPGTKNFQPYLAQIEKSGAKSVFCFYAGGAAVDFVKQYRDFGLAGRIPLYAPGFLTEGGVLKGQGEAANGILTSLNYSADLDNAANKRFAPAYTSAYGTAPTTYAMASWDAAQVLDKAIGAAGSTVTSETVNTAVAAVGDIDSPRGTWRFNSGGTPVQPWYLREVKQGANTVSSELGRLGG is encoded by the coding sequence ATGACAGGTCGGTCCCGTCCCGTTGGTCTGGTCGCCGCATCGACGGCCCTCCTGCTGGCCACGGCATGTGGCGGTGCCAGCCTCGGGACCGGCGCGGACGCGCGGAGCGGGCCCGTGAAGATCGGACTCCTCGTCCCGCAGTCGGGGACCTACAAGGCCCTGGGCGACGACATGAAGCAGGGCTTCGAGCTCTACGTCGCCCAGCACGGCGGCCGGCTCGGCGGCCGTGAGGTGGAGATCGTGATCGCCGACGAGGGGGAGACCGCCGATTCGGGGAAGGCGGCGGCGGAGAAGCTGGTCAAGCAGGACCGGGTCCTGGCGGTCAGCGGCGTCGTCAGCTCCGCCACCATCAACGGCGTCAAGGACCTGTTCGAGACCGCCAAGGTCCCGCTCGTCGGCTCGAACGCCTCACCCACGACCCTCACCGGGACCCAGTACATCTGGCGCACCTCGTACGTCAACGACGAGCCCGGCAAGGCGTTGGGCAAGCACGTGGCCGAGCAGGCCGGCGGCCCCGTCTTCCTGATCGCGGCCGGCTACCAGGCGGGCAAGGACGAGGTGGAGGGCTTCAAGTCCACCTTCCTCCCGGCCGGCGGCAGGATCGCGGGGGAGGAGGTCTACACACCGTTCCCCGGCACCAAGAACTTCCAGCCGTACCTCGCCCAGATCGAGAAGTCCGGCGCGAAGTCCGTGTTCTGCTTCTACGCGGGCGGCGCGGCCGTCGACTTCGTCAAGCAGTACCGGGACTTCGGACTGGCGGGCAGGATCCCGCTCTACGCGCCCGGCTTCCTCACCGAAGGCGGTGTGCTCAAGGGGCAGGGCGAGGCGGCCAACGGCATCCTCACCTCGCTCAACTACAGCGCGGACCTGGACAACGCGGCCAACAAGCGGTTCGCGCCGGCGTACACGTCCGCCTACGGCACGGCCCCGACCACGTACGCGATGGCCTCCTGGGACGCGGCGCAGGTCCTCGACAAGGCGATCGGGGCGGCCGGTTCCACGGTGACCTCCGAAACCGTCAACACCGCCGTCGCCGCGGTGGGGGACATCGACAGCCCGCGCGGCACCTGGCGGTTCAACAGCGGCGGCACTCCCGTCCAGCCCTGGTACCTGCGCGAGGTCAAGCAAGGTGCCAACACCGTCAGTTCCGAGCTCGGAAGACTGGGTGGCTGA
- a CDS encoding branched-chain amino acid ABC transporter permease produces MYGWFDGNLVSVVDGVAFGLLLFTIAVGLSLVFGMMDVLNLAHGTLYLAGAYVAYALSDGTLWGLLLALAAGVLVGVMGGAALTFLTQPLARRGHLDQALLTLGITFVVADLLAASFGGEVLPTDPPTSLRGTVDLLGHAYPVYRLVFIAVAAGLALVVYLVFERSSLGALVRATVADRDMVRALGVDIRKVLYGVFASGAALAVVGGVLGAPILGPGPGVDETVLVLSLVVVVVGGLGSVRGALAGALLIGQVQTLGVALLPEYAPFLLFGTMLLVLVVRPHGLVPSGVRA; encoded by the coding sequence ATGTACGGATGGTTTGACGGCAACCTCGTCAGTGTCGTCGACGGGGTCGCCTTCGGTCTGCTGCTGTTCACGATCGCGGTCGGCCTGTCCCTGGTCTTCGGCATGATGGACGTGCTCAACCTGGCTCACGGAACGCTCTACCTCGCCGGGGCCTACGTCGCCTACGCACTGTCCGACGGGACCCTGTGGGGCCTTCTCCTGGCGCTGGCGGCCGGCGTCCTCGTGGGTGTGATGGGCGGCGCTGCGCTGACGTTCCTCACCCAGCCGCTCGCCCGGCGCGGCCACCTGGACCAGGCCCTGCTGACGCTCGGGATCACGTTCGTCGTCGCCGACCTCCTGGCCGCGTCCTTCGGCGGGGAAGTGCTTCCCACCGACCCGCCGACGTCGCTGCGCGGGACCGTGGACCTCCTCGGCCACGCCTACCCCGTCTACCGGCTCGTGTTCATCGCCGTCGCGGCCGGCCTCGCGCTCGTGGTGTACCTGGTCTTCGAGCGCAGCTCGCTCGGAGCGCTGGTGCGGGCCACCGTCGCGGACCGGGACATGGTCCGCGCGCTCGGCGTGGACATCCGCAAGGTGCTCTACGGAGTCTTCGCGTCCGGCGCGGCCCTCGCCGTGGTCGGCGGGGTCCTCGGCGCTCCGATCCTGGGCCCCGGGCCGGGCGTGGACGAGACCGTACTCGTCCTGTCGCTCGTCGTGGTGGTCGTGGGCGGCCTCGGATCGGTGCGCGGCGCACTCGCCGGAGCGCTCCTCATCGGCCAGGTGCAGACGCTCGGGGTGGCGCTGCTCCCGGAGTACGCCCCCTTCCTGCTCTTCGGCACCATGCTGCTGGTCCTCGTGGTCCGCCCGCACGGCCTCGTCCCGTCGGGGGTGCGCGCATGA
- a CDS encoding branched-chain amino acid ABC transporter permease, producing MSLPATADPSALRPRARRLAARRLAAATVVGALALAPFGLGPYAIGTLSRILVFALLAMSVNLLTGLTGLPTLGQSAHFGVGAYTAAVVATRLTDIGMLQLLIAAAVSALVAVPTGWLAVRARGVVFLMLTLAIGEIAYSAAVNWKSLTNGSDGMAGIPPVVPLPGLPALELDGLVYFYVLAVFLLLFAALSRLGSTPFALALRGIRDNEPRMRAIGYPTQRYALTVYCGAAALAGAAGALWVSVQRFVSPGDAGFEIAALALLAVVIGGSGSLWGACAGAALVWLTRDYLGNIEAVAGRGPLLLGLLFVVAVYTLPRGLAGVRIPATFIRKRTA from the coding sequence ATGAGCCTGCCCGCAACCGCGGACCCGTCGGCGCTCCGACCGAGGGCGCGACGGCTGGCGGCGCGGCGGCTGGCGGCGGCCACCGTCGTCGGCGCGCTCGCCCTGGCCCCCTTCGGCCTCGGTCCGTACGCCATCGGCACCCTGTCGCGGATCCTGGTGTTCGCGCTCCTCGCCATGAGCGTGAACCTGCTCACCGGCCTGACCGGACTGCCCACCCTCGGCCAGTCGGCCCACTTCGGCGTCGGCGCCTACACGGCGGCCGTCGTGGCGACCCGGCTCACCGACATCGGGATGCTCCAACTCCTCATCGCCGCGGCCGTGTCCGCGCTCGTGGCCGTGCCGACCGGATGGCTCGCCGTGCGGGCAAGGGGCGTGGTCTTCCTGATGCTGACACTGGCCATCGGCGAGATCGCCTACAGCGCCGCCGTCAACTGGAAGTCCCTGACGAACGGTTCCGACGGGATGGCCGGCATCCCGCCCGTCGTCCCGCTGCCCGGACTGCCCGCCCTCGAGCTCGACGGGCTGGTCTACTTCTACGTCCTGGCCGTGTTCCTGCTGCTCTTCGCGGCGCTCTCCCGCCTGGGCTCGACCCCCTTCGCCCTCGCCCTGCGCGGGATCCGCGACAACGAGCCCCGCATGCGGGCGATCGGCTACCCCACGCAGCGGTACGCACTGACCGTCTACTGCGGGGCCGCGGCACTGGCCGGCGCCGCCGGAGCCCTGTGGGTCTCGGTGCAGCGGTTCGTCTCGCCCGGCGACGCCGGCTTCGAGATCGCCGCCCTGGCGCTGCTGGCCGTCGTCATCGGCGGCTCCGGCTCCCTGTGGGGAGCCTGCGCCGGAGCCGCGCTCGTCTGGCTCACCCGCGACTACCTCGGCAACATCGAAGCCGTCGCCGGACGGGGGCCGCTCCTGCTCGGGCTGCTCTTCGTCGTCGCCGTCTACACGCTGCCCCGCGGACTGGCCGGCGTACGCATCCCGGCCACATTCATCCGGAAGAGGACGGCGTGA
- a CDS encoding ABC transporter ATP-binding protein, which translates to MNALDPLRLRGVSRHFGSFRALDEVDLTVRAGARHAVIGPNGAGKSTLFGLISGTLPATAGTILVDGQDVTRLSVDRRVGLGVAATFQHSSLFLRETVLENVLLAVERPPGAGTGRRRRARARGVAIARARELLDQVGLPGRHELTAGALSHGERRQLEVAVALGTDPRLLLLDEPAAGMSPAETARLTELIGALPAEVTVLLVEHDLDMVFELADTVTVLHLGRHLKTGSPDEVRASTEVQSAYLGTPEVSS; encoded by the coding sequence GTGAACGCACTGGACCCACTGCGACTGCGCGGGGTGTCACGGCACTTCGGCTCGTTCCGCGCCCTTGACGAGGTCGACCTCACCGTGCGGGCGGGGGCCCGGCACGCGGTCATCGGCCCGAACGGCGCCGGCAAGTCCACGCTGTTCGGCCTGATCTCGGGAACACTGCCCGCCACCGCCGGCACGATCCTCGTCGACGGACAGGACGTGACCCGACTGTCCGTGGACCGCCGGGTCGGCCTCGGTGTCGCGGCGACGTTTCAGCACTCCAGCCTCTTCCTGCGCGAGACCGTACTGGAGAACGTACTGCTCGCCGTGGAGCGCCCGCCCGGAGCCGGGACCGGCCGCAGGAGGCGGGCCCGTGCCCGCGGCGTCGCGATCGCACGGGCACGCGAACTGCTCGACCAGGTGGGCCTGCCCGGCCGGCACGAGCTCACGGCCGGCGCGCTCTCCCACGGCGAACGCCGCCAGCTGGAAGTCGCCGTGGCACTGGGGACCGATCCCCGGCTGCTGCTCCTGGACGAGCCGGCCGCCGGCATGTCACCGGCGGAGACCGCGCGCCTCACCGAACTGATCGGAGCCCTGCCGGCGGAGGTGACCGTACTCCTCGTCGAACACGACCTCGACATGGTCTTCGAGCTCGCGGACACGGTGACGGTCCTTCACCTCGGCAGACACCTCAAGACCGGCTCCCCGGACGAGGTGCGGGCCTCCACCGAAGTCCAGAGCGCCTACCTCGGAACCCCGGAGGTCTCCTCGTGA
- a CDS encoding ABC transporter ATP-binding protein, which yields MSGLTSGYAGGVVLGGVDLDLGAGGTVAVLGRNGVGKTTLVSTVMGLVRPYAGSVTVDGRELAGARVDTIARAGVGVVPQGRRVFAPLTVAEHLSIATRRRTRGPWNRARVLDLLPRLGERLGHRGDQLSGGEQQMLAIARALLGNPRLLLLDEPSDGLAPAIVAQVGGVIREVAAQGMSVVLVEQNLGLALSVAQEVAVMQKGRVVHRAPCAEFAARPEDRRRLLGVD from the coding sequence GTGAGCGGGCTGACCTCCGGCTATGCCGGAGGCGTGGTCCTGGGCGGTGTCGACCTGGATCTGGGCGCGGGCGGGACCGTCGCCGTCCTCGGGCGCAACGGGGTCGGCAAGACCACCCTCGTGTCGACCGTCATGGGACTGGTCCGGCCGTACGCGGGCAGCGTCACCGTCGACGGCCGGGAGCTCGCAGGGGCCCGCGTCGACACGATCGCGCGGGCCGGGGTGGGTGTCGTACCGCAGGGCCGCCGCGTCTTCGCACCGCTCACCGTGGCGGAGCACCTGTCCATCGCCACCCGGCGCCGCACCCGCGGGCCGTGGAACCGGGCCCGCGTCCTCGACCTCCTGCCGAGGCTGGGAGAACGGCTCGGACACCGCGGTGACCAGCTCTCCGGCGGAGAACAGCAGATGCTGGCGATCGCCCGCGCCCTGCTGGGCAATCCGCGCCTCCTGCTGCTCGACGAGCCGTCCGACGGCCTCGCCCCCGCGATCGTCGCCCAGGTGGGCGGGGTGATCCGCGAGGTCGCCGCGCAGGGCATGTCGGTGGTCCTCGTCGAGCAGAACCTCGGCCTCGCCCTCTCCGTCGCCCAGGAGGTGGCCGTCATGCAGAAGGGCCGCGTCGTCCACCGCGCACCGTGCGCGGAGTTCGCTGCCCGCCCCGAGGACCGCAGGAGGCTGCTGGGAGTGGACTGA